The Euphorbia lathyris chromosome 2, ddEupLath1.1, whole genome shotgun sequence genome includes a window with the following:
- the LOC136218791 gene encoding protein RRC1-like isoform X2, with protein MSSFSITRKKTPFQKHREEEEAKKKREDDETARLYAEFLESFQGDNAPGSKTFVRGGTINPNEKLKADAEGEKSKDGVSLPKKGSRYVPSFLPPPMALKGKESEKKEEERPKQREKGKARNIDHFMEELKHEHEMRERRNQEREHWRDGRTVESSAPSTRFDELPDDFDPSGKGSFDDGDPQTTNLYVGNLSPQVDENFLLRTFGRFGPIASVKIMWPRTEEERRRQRNCGFVSFMNRADGQAAKDEMQGVVVYEYELKIGWGKSVALPSQALPAPPPGHMAIRSKEGATVILSGPSGPPVTSVPNHSSELVLTPNVPDIMVFPPDNDHLRHVIDTMALYVLDGGCAFEQAIMERGRGNPLFSFLFELGSKEHTYYIWRLYSFAQGDALQRWRTEPFIMITGSGRWIPPTLPSAKSPEHVKESGNTYAAGKSRRIDPERTLTDPQRDEFEDILRALTLERSQIKEAMGFALDNADAAGEVVEVLTESLTLKETPIPTKVARLMLVSDILHNSSAPVKNASAYRTKFEATLPDIMESFNDLYRSITGRITAEALKERVMKVLQVWSDWFLFSDAYVNGLRATFLRSSTSGVVPFHSICGDAPEIEKKTSTEDTGDGGKTNQDGALAIGKGAAMQELLSLPLGELERRCRHNGLSLVGDREMMVARLLSLEEVEKQRGYDLDDDLKNAQSHSSSTKFSSGRRETNIEAEPVGLSEWDPYGNDEMQSQNRGSASLGTTLPIPQPELKAFTKREKNDPFLPASKWARDDDDSDDEQKKSARGLGLSYSSSGSENAGDGLGKAEDETEVANDASVPMQPDSGMNEEQRQKMRRLEVALIEYRESLEERGVKSAEEIERKVAIHRKRLQSEYGLSDSPQDVTVNRKKASMERRDRRDDRHESSKKRNRSQSRSESPLRKTSTRDRENDPDKDRERHRDRDRVHDLERNHREKSGSRERDDHGRDRDRDRDRRRRVK; from the exons GTATGTTCCATCTTTTTTGCCACCTCCAATGGCTCTCAAGGGAAAGGAATCTGAGAAGAAG GAAGAGGAGAGACCCAAGCAAAGGGAAAAAGGGAAGGCGCGAAACATTGACCATTTTATGGAGGAGCTGAAACATGAACATGAAATGAGGGAGAGGCGGAATCAGGAACGCGAACATTGGCGTGATGGGCGCACTGTAGAGAGTTCTGCT CCATCCACTAGATTTGATGAACTACCGGATGACTTTGATCCAAGTGGGAAGGGATCTTTTGATGATGGTGATCCGCAAACTACAAATCTTTATGTTGGAAATCTCTCTCCTCAG GTTGATGAGAACTTTCTTCTACGGACATTTGGAAGATTTGGGCCTATTGCTAGTGTGAAGATAATGTGGCCCAGAACAGAAGAAGAGCGACGGCGTCAGAGAAATTGTGGATTTGTTTCATTTATGAATAGAGCTGATGGACAGGCTGCAAAAGATGAAATGCAAG GAGTGGTTGTGTATGAATATGAGTTAAAGATTGGGTGGGGTAAATCTGTGGCTCTTCCATCACAAGCCTTACCTGCTCCTCCTCCAGGACATATGGCCATCAGGAGTAAGGAG GGTGCCACTGTAATTCTCTCAGGACCGTCTGGCCCACCTGTAACTTCAGTTCCAAATCATAGTTCTGAACTC GTTCTTACTCCAAATGTTCCTGATATAATGGTTTTTCCACCGGATAATGATCATCTTCGCCATGTGATCGATACTATGGCATTGTATGTTTTGGATGGAGGATGTGCTTTTGAACAAGCTATCATGGAGAGGGGTCGTGGCAATCCTCTTTTCAGCTTTTTGTTTGAGCTTGGTTCAAAGGAGCATACATACTATATTTGGAGGCTCTATTCTTTTGCTCAG GGTGATGCTCTTCAAAGGTGGCGAACAGAACCCTTTATCATGATAACTGGCAGTGGCAG ATGGATTCCTCCTACTCTGCCTTCAGCAAAGAGCCCAGAGCATGTAAAGGAGTCTGGTAACACATATGCTGCAGGAAAAAGCAGG CGTATCGACCCAGAGCGAACCTTGACAGACCCACAGAGGGATGAGTTTGAGGATATACTGCGTGCATTAACATTAGAAAGAAGTCAGATAAAAGAGGCTATGGGTTTTGCTCTGGATAATGCTGATGCTGCCGGAGAG GTAGTCGAAGTTCTAACAGAGTCTCTAACTCTTAAAGAAACTCCCATCCCAACCAAAGTTGCAAGGCTTATGCTCGTCTCTGATATTCTTCATAATAGCAGTGCTCCTGTTAAAAATGCTTCTGCATACCGCACTAAATTTGAAGCGACGCTGCCTGACATAATGGAGAGCTTTAATGATTTGTATCGTAGTATTACTGGAAGGATTACTGCTGAGGCCCTCAAG GAAAGAGTCATGAAAGTATTGCAAGTATGGTCAGACTGGTTTCTGTTTTCAGATGCATATGTGAATGGATTACGAGCGACTTTTCTTCGATCTAGTACTTCTGGTGTTGTACCTTTTCATTCCATATGTGGTGATGCACCAGAAATAGAGAAAAAGACTAGCACAGAAGATACAGGTGATGGGGGAAAGACCAACCAAGATGGTGCATTGGCAATTGGCAAAGGAGCAGCTATGCAGGAGCTATTGAGTCTTCCTCTTGGTGAGCTGGAAAGACGTTGCAGACATAATGGTTTGTCTCTTGTTGGTGATAGAGAAATGATGGTTGCACGATTGCTTAGTCTTGAAGAGGTAGAAAAGCAAAGGGGCTATGATTTAGATGATGACTTGAAAAATGCCCAGAGCCATTCGAGTTCTACTAAATTTTCAAGTGGACGCAGAGAAACAAATATTGAAGCAGAGCCAGTCGGATTGTCAGAGTGGGATCCTTATGGCAATGATGAGATGCAGTCTCAAAACAGAGGTTCTGCATCTTTAGGAACAACTCTCCCAATACCACAACCTGAACTAAAAGCCTTcacaaagagagagaaaaatgatCCTTTTCTTCCAGCATCTAAATGGGCTCGAGATGATGATGACAGCGATGATGAGCAAAAGAAAAGTGCTAGAGGTCTCGGATTGAGCTACTCATCTTCTGGAAGTGAAAATGCTGGTGATGGCTTGGGTAAGGCTGAGGATGAAACAGAGGTTGCTAATGACGCAAGTGTTCCCATGCAACCAGACAGTGGGATGAATGAAGAGCAGAG ACAAAAGATGAGACGTTTGGAGGTTGCTTTGATAGAATATCGTGAATCCCTTGAGGAGCGTGGGGTAAAAAGTGCAGAAGAAATTGAGAGGAAAGTTGCAATCCATCGGAAACGGCTGCAATCAGAATATGGATTGTCTGATTCTCCCCAAGATGTCACTGTGAACAGAA AGAAAGCATCTATGGAAAGAAGGGATCGGAGAGATGATAGGCATGAATCTTCAAAAAAGCGAAACAGGAGCCAGAGCAGAAGTGAGAGCCCACTGCGGAAAACATCAACCAGGGACAGGGAGAACGATCCAGACAAGGATCGGGAAAGGCACAGGGATAGAGATAGGGTTCATGATTTAGAGAGAAATCACCGTGAAAAGAGTGGAAGTAGAGAGCGAGATGATCACGGCAGAgatagggatagggatagggatagAAGGAGACGGGTAAAGTGA
- the LOC136218791 gene encoding protein RRC1-like isoform X1 — translation MSSFSITRKKTPFQKHREEEEAKKKREDDETARLYAEFLESFQGDNAPGSKTFVRGGTINPNEKLKADAEGEKSKDGVSLPKKGSRYVPSFLPPPMALKGKESEKKKEEERPKQREKGKARNIDHFMEELKHEHEMRERRNQEREHWRDGRTVESSAPSTRFDELPDDFDPSGKGSFDDGDPQTTNLYVGNLSPQVDENFLLRTFGRFGPIASVKIMWPRTEEERRRQRNCGFVSFMNRADGQAAKDEMQGVVVYEYELKIGWGKSVALPSQALPAPPPGHMAIRSKEGATVILSGPSGPPVTSVPNHSSELVLTPNVPDIMVFPPDNDHLRHVIDTMALYVLDGGCAFEQAIMERGRGNPLFSFLFELGSKEHTYYIWRLYSFAQGDALQRWRTEPFIMITGSGRWIPPTLPSAKSPEHVKESGNTYAAGKSRRIDPERTLTDPQRDEFEDILRALTLERSQIKEAMGFALDNADAAGEVVEVLTESLTLKETPIPTKVARLMLVSDILHNSSAPVKNASAYRTKFEATLPDIMESFNDLYRSITGRITAEALKERVMKVLQVWSDWFLFSDAYVNGLRATFLRSSTSGVVPFHSICGDAPEIEKKTSTEDTGDGGKTNQDGALAIGKGAAMQELLSLPLGELERRCRHNGLSLVGDREMMVARLLSLEEVEKQRGYDLDDDLKNAQSHSSSTKFSSGRRETNIEAEPVGLSEWDPYGNDEMQSQNRGSASLGTTLPIPQPELKAFTKREKNDPFLPASKWARDDDDSDDEQKKSARGLGLSYSSSGSENAGDGLGKAEDETEVANDASVPMQPDSGMNEEQRQKMRRLEVALIEYRESLEERGVKSAEEIERKVAIHRKRLQSEYGLSDSPQDVTVNRKKASMERRDRRDDRHESSKKRNRSQSRSESPLRKTSTRDRENDPDKDRERHRDRDRVHDLERNHREKSGSRERDDHGRDRDRDRDRRRRVK, via the exons GTATGTTCCATCTTTTTTGCCACCTCCAATGGCTCTCAAGGGAAAGGAATCTGAGAAGAAG AAGGAAGAGGAGAGACCCAAGCAAAGGGAAAAAGGGAAGGCGCGAAACATTGACCATTTTATGGAGGAGCTGAAACATGAACATGAAATGAGGGAGAGGCGGAATCAGGAACGCGAACATTGGCGTGATGGGCGCACTGTAGAGAGTTCTGCT CCATCCACTAGATTTGATGAACTACCGGATGACTTTGATCCAAGTGGGAAGGGATCTTTTGATGATGGTGATCCGCAAACTACAAATCTTTATGTTGGAAATCTCTCTCCTCAG GTTGATGAGAACTTTCTTCTACGGACATTTGGAAGATTTGGGCCTATTGCTAGTGTGAAGATAATGTGGCCCAGAACAGAAGAAGAGCGACGGCGTCAGAGAAATTGTGGATTTGTTTCATTTATGAATAGAGCTGATGGACAGGCTGCAAAAGATGAAATGCAAG GAGTGGTTGTGTATGAATATGAGTTAAAGATTGGGTGGGGTAAATCTGTGGCTCTTCCATCACAAGCCTTACCTGCTCCTCCTCCAGGACATATGGCCATCAGGAGTAAGGAG GGTGCCACTGTAATTCTCTCAGGACCGTCTGGCCCACCTGTAACTTCAGTTCCAAATCATAGTTCTGAACTC GTTCTTACTCCAAATGTTCCTGATATAATGGTTTTTCCACCGGATAATGATCATCTTCGCCATGTGATCGATACTATGGCATTGTATGTTTTGGATGGAGGATGTGCTTTTGAACAAGCTATCATGGAGAGGGGTCGTGGCAATCCTCTTTTCAGCTTTTTGTTTGAGCTTGGTTCAAAGGAGCATACATACTATATTTGGAGGCTCTATTCTTTTGCTCAG GGTGATGCTCTTCAAAGGTGGCGAACAGAACCCTTTATCATGATAACTGGCAGTGGCAG ATGGATTCCTCCTACTCTGCCTTCAGCAAAGAGCCCAGAGCATGTAAAGGAGTCTGGTAACACATATGCTGCAGGAAAAAGCAGG CGTATCGACCCAGAGCGAACCTTGACAGACCCACAGAGGGATGAGTTTGAGGATATACTGCGTGCATTAACATTAGAAAGAAGTCAGATAAAAGAGGCTATGGGTTTTGCTCTGGATAATGCTGATGCTGCCGGAGAG GTAGTCGAAGTTCTAACAGAGTCTCTAACTCTTAAAGAAACTCCCATCCCAACCAAAGTTGCAAGGCTTATGCTCGTCTCTGATATTCTTCATAATAGCAGTGCTCCTGTTAAAAATGCTTCTGCATACCGCACTAAATTTGAAGCGACGCTGCCTGACATAATGGAGAGCTTTAATGATTTGTATCGTAGTATTACTGGAAGGATTACTGCTGAGGCCCTCAAG GAAAGAGTCATGAAAGTATTGCAAGTATGGTCAGACTGGTTTCTGTTTTCAGATGCATATGTGAATGGATTACGAGCGACTTTTCTTCGATCTAGTACTTCTGGTGTTGTACCTTTTCATTCCATATGTGGTGATGCACCAGAAATAGAGAAAAAGACTAGCACAGAAGATACAGGTGATGGGGGAAAGACCAACCAAGATGGTGCATTGGCAATTGGCAAAGGAGCAGCTATGCAGGAGCTATTGAGTCTTCCTCTTGGTGAGCTGGAAAGACGTTGCAGACATAATGGTTTGTCTCTTGTTGGTGATAGAGAAATGATGGTTGCACGATTGCTTAGTCTTGAAGAGGTAGAAAAGCAAAGGGGCTATGATTTAGATGATGACTTGAAAAATGCCCAGAGCCATTCGAGTTCTACTAAATTTTCAAGTGGACGCAGAGAAACAAATATTGAAGCAGAGCCAGTCGGATTGTCAGAGTGGGATCCTTATGGCAATGATGAGATGCAGTCTCAAAACAGAGGTTCTGCATCTTTAGGAACAACTCTCCCAATACCACAACCTGAACTAAAAGCCTTcacaaagagagagaaaaatgatCCTTTTCTTCCAGCATCTAAATGGGCTCGAGATGATGATGACAGCGATGATGAGCAAAAGAAAAGTGCTAGAGGTCTCGGATTGAGCTACTCATCTTCTGGAAGTGAAAATGCTGGTGATGGCTTGGGTAAGGCTGAGGATGAAACAGAGGTTGCTAATGACGCAAGTGTTCCCATGCAACCAGACAGTGGGATGAATGAAGAGCAGAG ACAAAAGATGAGACGTTTGGAGGTTGCTTTGATAGAATATCGTGAATCCCTTGAGGAGCGTGGGGTAAAAAGTGCAGAAGAAATTGAGAGGAAAGTTGCAATCCATCGGAAACGGCTGCAATCAGAATATGGATTGTCTGATTCTCCCCAAGATGTCACTGTGAACAGAA AGAAAGCATCTATGGAAAGAAGGGATCGGAGAGATGATAGGCATGAATCTTCAAAAAAGCGAAACAGGAGCCAGAGCAGAAGTGAGAGCCCACTGCGGAAAACATCAACCAGGGACAGGGAGAACGATCCAGACAAGGATCGGGAAAGGCACAGGGATAGAGATAGGGTTCATGATTTAGAGAGAAATCACCGTGAAAAGAGTGGAAGTAGAGAGCGAGATGATCACGGCAGAgatagggatagggatagggatagAAGGAGACGGGTAAAGTGA